The genomic interval GTGCCAGGCGTCGGCCACGATCTGGCTGTGGTCGAAGGCGAGCGCGAGGGCGTCGCGAGGTGGGGCCAGTGGTGCCCACCGCACGGCAGCGGCGTCGTCCCCGGCCCGGGCGGTGGTGCCGTCCGGGACGGTGGCCATGTACGCGACGCTGACGAACCGGCCACGGGGGTCGCGGTCGGGGTGGTCGTAGACGCCGACCAGGACCAGGTCCTCCTCCGCGATGCGGACGCCGGTCTCCTCCCGCAGCTCCCGCGCGGCGGCGGCGCGGGAGG from Streptomyces sp. ALI-76-A carries:
- a CDS encoding NUDIX hydrolase; translation: MTADVICIRGGDVLLIERGWPPYAGQLALPGGYVDPGETSRAAAARELREETGVRIAEEDLVLVGVYDHPDRDPRGRFVSVAYMATVPDGTTARAGDDAAAVRWAPLAPPRDALALAFDHSQIVADAWHRLAGGYDRGK